One genomic window of Amphiura filiformis chromosome 3, Afil_fr2py, whole genome shotgun sequence includes the following:
- the LOC140147331 gene encoding uncharacterized protein: MHQVTKHHLNKYSIDGKIQTLYKDCLQRKAKQSRWNGVKELEQRERHLILNEMCRGQTDRAGLGFKKNQKLLRDMKPQEHRKCLTSLVKDVDEDDMLVYLYGCAKQGQWLRWDSAMQSGRYNWRHDQTLKAVANGIMPFIEEANQKSYTPPEDTNYMTTIKFRTADGVTYRNPALPLPKRDPTNLLQKANDWEFLMDEEHKQVLFPPIITETAKRPDITIYSERTKTVIIIELTVPMEENLSNANARKKSKYCENREWCTHYFPIEIGSRGIYNTSLTKYIAALGVPSGKRRSIIDVASKTALRTSYVICE, encoded by the exons ATGCACCAAGTCACCAAGCACCATCTCAACAAGTATTCTATAGATGGAAAAATACAGACTCTCTACAAAGACTGCCTACAAAGAAAAGCAAAGCAATCAAGGTGGAATGGTGTCAAGGAACTTGAACAAAGAGAGCGACATCTGATATTGAATGAGATGTGCAGAGGTCAAACAGACAGAGCAGGCCTTGGTTTCAAAAAGAACCAGAAACTGTTAAGAGACATGAAACCCCAAGAACACAGGAAATGCCTCACTAGTCTGGTAAAAGACGTAGATGAAGATGACATGCTTGTGTATCTCTATGGCTGCGCCAAACAAGGACAATGGCTCAGATGGGACTCTGCCATGCAA AGTGGTAGATACAACTGGAGACATGATCAGACACTGAAAGCTGTAGCAAATGGCATAATGCCTTTCATTGAAGAGGCAAATCAGAAGTCATACACCCCTCCAGAAGATACCAACTATATGACTACTATCAAATTCCGCACTGCAGATGGTGTAACCTACCGGAATCCAGCACTGCCTCTTCCAAAAAGAGATCCAACAAACCTCTTACAGAAGGCCAATGACTGGGAATTCCTGATGGATGAGGAACATAAGCAAGTATTATTTCCTCCCATAATCACCGAGACTGCAAAACGTCCTGATATTACAATCTATTCTGAAAGGACCAAAACAGTTATCATCATTGAGCTTACAGTCCCAAtggaagaaaacctgtcaaatgccaatgcaagaaagaaaagcaaatactGCGAAAATAGGGAATGGTGTACGCACTACTTcccaattgaaattggaagcagaGGTATTTACAACACATCGCTGACAAAATACATCGCTGCTCTTGGAGTACCAAGTGGAAAGAGACGTAGCATCATAGATGTGGCTTCTAAAACCGCACTCAGAACCAgctatgtgatatg